The genomic interval GCACGCCGTCGGATCATCGCTGCCCCGACGACTCCAGCACTCAACGGCTACACACTCGTCCCCCCAAAAAAGGGTCATATCACCGTGCTGGCGCACCTGCTTAGCCGGGCCTTGACCCCTAATGTTGGACACACGAGACACTGGATCCTGAGGATCTGTGAACGGACATCTCGTGGTGATGAAGAACTATCCGCCGCAGTTCAAGGCGGACGCGGTCGCGCTGTACGAGTCGCGGCCCGACGCGAGGCGCACGACATGCCCGAGGAGCTCACAGGCCCCGAGGGGGTCGATGTCAGCTTCTCCAGGCCCGGATGGACCCGGACCAGTACAGGGCTCTGGCCCAGGCGCTGCACGGTCCACGGTCCCGGTATCACCCGGAGCGGCGATGTTGTCTCACTACACCCCCGTGTGGAAGCTCGTCTGACGGCCGTAGCGCATATCTCGATGGCCAACTGTCGTCCGATGACGGCACCCCGGTCAGCCAGGGCCTGCCCCAGGTCTCTTGGCAGGTCCCGGGTGATGGCCACTTACCGGCTGCGTCTCGTACCGCAGACGTAGAGCCATCTTGTCGCCGGAGTCGTAGGCGGCCCATCCGGCGGAGGAGTGCAGGCCGCTGATCGCGCCGTGCAGGGCCTGCTCTACGCGGGGCCGTAGGTGCAGCCGTCGGCCGTTTCGCGCAGGTGGTCGATGTAGGCGGTGGCGACGGTGAGGAGGGCGCCGCCGCCGATCGCGGTGAAGTGGGCGTCGAGTCGGCCGATGGTCGTGGCGATGCGGTCGACGTCCGTCATGGTGAGGCGTCCGTGCACCGGGGTCTCCTCCAGGCGCAGCACGAGGGTGAGGGTCGCGGCGGTGGACGCGGTCAGGAATGCGCGGCGTTTCACGGGTTCCTCCTGCCCTGGCCGCACCGAGGAGGGTGGGGCGGGCAGGCGGCTGGTGCGGCCGCGCGGCACGAATCCCATGGCCTCGGGCGGCCGGTCGAAGATCTCGGCGAGAGGCAGAAGGTAGCGGTGAGTGGGCCACCGTACGGTGCCGGAGATCCACCGGCGTACGTCCCGGTCGGTGGCCGCCCCGGGGCGTCCGAAGATGCGTCCGGAGGCCTGGTTGACCTCGTCGGCCAGGGACCGGTGGGTGTAGCCGTACTCGCGCAGCAGCACGGTGAGGATGGTGTTGGTCGGTGTGTCCATCAGGCCCCCGGTGGCTGCTGTTCGAGACGGCGACGGTAGTCCAGGCATCTGGTCCGCGCAGGTAAAACTGTCCGCCTCCCAGCAGGTAACTGCCCGCGTTCTGCCCTGCTCCCACCCGTGCGTGAAGGCGTTGTCTAGGAGAGGGCCATCAGTCACCACACTGCGATCGGAAGAGCACCATGCCACCACCGAGCCGCCGCACCAGTTGGTTGCCGTCGCCGAACCTGCCGGGCGGAAGCCACCGCGACCCGGCGGCCGGGACAGCGCCGGTCGTCGGGCCGTGTCCTGCGGTCGCGCTGTACGCGGTGGCGCTGTAGGCGGTGGCGCCACTGCGGGGCGTCGAGCACCTGGTCCTCGATGACCTCGCCGCCTACGCGCAGGACCGGGGCTGGGTCGTCCCGGTCGGCTGTGCGGTCGCCGACAGCGGGCCCCTCGACCGGTCCCCCGCCATGCGGGCCGGGTGGCAGCGGGTACGAGCCGCAGCAGCCGGCCGCCTCGTCCACGGAGTGGTGGTCCCGTCCTTCGCACACGTCGCCTACCGTGCGGCGGACTCGGACGGGGAGCGCGCCTGGCTGCTGGAGCAGGGGCTGTTCGTCGCCGCGACCGACCCCGCCGAACTCCAGGCAGGCCTCGAACCGGCGGAGCTGAGGGCATGAGGGGCACCGTGGTGTACGACCCTTCGGGTGCGGTGACCGGCGGGCTGCCGCTGGACCGTGACCCGTACCTCGCGCTCGTCGCCGCCGTCCTGGCCTGGGGCCCGAACCCGGCAGGCGTACGGGCGGCGGACTGTGCGCAGATCGGCCTCCAGCTCACCGGCCACGCACACTGCGTGGCCGCCGACAGCCGGCAGCGCTTCGAGACCCTGTCGGCGGACAGCGAACTGCGCCCGCTGACCAGGGTCGTGCTGCGGGAGTCGGTGAACCGCCTCTCGACCGGCCCCGGCACCACCGCCGCAAAAGTGCAGAACCGGGCCCGGCTGATCCAAGCCCTGTACCGGGCACTCGACCGACTCGACACCGCACAGAACCCCACGCCGGCCCTCTGAGCGCAGGCTCCGACGTCGCACGGCACGCCCTACCCACGGCCCTGTCCAGCGCGGCCGGGCGCGGGTGGTCACGGTTTGTTGAGCACGGTGTCCGGGCGGCACACCCCGCAGGCCCGGACACCGTCGGCCAGCTCGGCACGAGCACGCTCCGCACTGACCGGCCGGAGCGCCTTGCCCCCGGCGAAGCAGTCCCCCCGGTGAATCTCAGTGACGGGCGCCCCGATACCGACAGAAGAGATGCCCCAGTCAGCGTGGTTGCACGAGGCGGCCCGGCAGACCGGGCAGCGGCGGCCGACGGCCACGGTGCGCGCTGGGGTTGCGCCTGCCGCACGACAGCGCCCGTGTCCGACCAGACCATGACGGCCCGGCGAGGCATCTGCTCGGCCAGCGGGCGATATATGCGCCGCGACGAGATCGACCTCCGTCGGCGTCGGGATTTCATCTTGATCCGCTGCTGCCACACCTTGACGTGCGCCGGTCATCACCGCGGGGGTGCGGGATCGATCCCGCACCCCGTTCCGCGTTGCGCGACGCAGCGATATCCGGGCCGAGAGGGAACCGAGAACGGACCGAGAGTGCATCACGAGTGGCACGGCGCACCGTATGAGGTGCAGGCACCCGAGCCCGAGGGAGAACCGTGATGCGGGAACGCAGACTGAACCTGGCCGTACTCATAGGCAGTACCCGCGCCGGCCGCTTCGGCCCCGTCCCCGCCCAGTGGATCGCCGCCGAGGCGGCCAAGCGCGACGACTTCGACGTCGATGTGATCGACCTGGCCCAGGTGTGGCTGCCCGACGTGCTGCCAGAGAGTCTCGACCGCCCGCTGCCGCAGGCCGTGATCGACCTCGCCCCCTGGCTGGACAGGGCGGACGCGTTCGTGATCGTCACACCGGAGTACAACCACAGCTTCCCCGCCTCCTTGAAGAACGCCATCGACTGGTACGTCGACGCGTGGAAGGCGAAGCCGGTCGCCTTCGTCTCCTACGGCGGCATGGCCGGCGGGCTGCGCGCGGTGGCCGACCTGCGGGGAATCTTTCCCGGGCTACACAGCGTCACCGTCCGGGACTCCGTCTGCTTCCCGAACTACCAGGAGCACTTCGACGCCGAGGGCCGGCCCGCGGACCCCGAGGGCTGTGCAGCGGCGGCCACGACCATGTTCGACCAACTCGCCTGGTGGGGCCACGTCCTGAGCGACGCCCGCGCCCGGCAGCCGTATCCGGGCTAGGGCGTGTCCGGTCCTGATCCGCCGGACACGCCCTGGGCCCCGCGGCCATACGCGT from Streptomyces sp. CA-278952 carries:
- a CDS encoding restriction endonuclease, which produces MRGTVVYDPSGAVTGGLPLDRDPYLALVAAVLAWGPNPAGVRAADCAQIGLQLTGHAHCVAADSRQRFETLSADSELRPLTRVVLRESVNRLSTGPGTTAAKVQNRARLIQALYRALDRLDTAQNPTPAL
- a CDS encoding DUF6233 domain-containing protein, with protein sequence MHSRSVLGSLSARISLRRATRNGVRDRSRTPAVMTGARQGVAAADQDEIPTPTEVDLVAAHISPAGRADASPGRHGLVGHGRCRAAGATPARTVAVGRRCPVCRAASCNHADWGISSVGIGAPVTEIHRGDCFAGGKALRPVSAERARAELADGVRACGVCRPDTVLNKP
- a CDS encoding NADPH-dependent FMN reductase; the protein is MRERRLNLAVLIGSTRAGRFGPVPAQWIAAEAAKRDDFDVDVIDLAQVWLPDVLPESLDRPLPQAVIDLAPWLDRADAFVIVTPEYNHSFPASLKNAIDWYVDAWKAKPVAFVSYGGMAGGLRAVADLRGIFPGLHSVTVRDSVCFPNYQEHFDAEGRPADPEGCAAAATTMFDQLAWWGHVLSDARARQPYPG